The following is a genomic window from Pedobacter sp. KBS0701.
TCTGGCTATGGACAGGAAATTCCAAGAAGTACCCAATATATTTTTAACAATATCCTGTTGAACCCTGCATTATCGGGTATTGACAACTATACTGATTTAAAAATCGGTCTGCGAAAACAATGGAGCGGTTTGGAAGGCTCACCAAGTACGCAATACCTTTCTTTAAGTACAGCCATAGGTGAAGATTTTGTGCGTAGCAACGTAAATTCATTTGCGGGCAATGGCGAAAACCCGATGAGCAGGAGTTTTGTAAACAACTATACGGCTGCTGAGCCTCACCATGGCATTGGTCTTGTCGCAATGACAGATAAGGCGGGTTTAATCAGGCAGACCAATGCGGACGTAACTTATGCTTATCACCTTGGCCTTACTAATGAAATCAATTTATCGCTGGGTTTATCTGCAGGGTTTAAATCGATCAATGTTGATGTACGTGGAATTGTTGCTGATGAATCGGGCGATCCGTTATTTTCTGCCGATTACAACAATAAAATCAGGCCTGATGTTGGCGCTGGTGTTTGGTTGTATAGTCCCAGGTTTTTTGCAGGTGTTTCGGCGAAACAGCTTATTGGTAGTAAAAGCAGTGTTGTTGGCAATAAAATCAAGATTGATGCTTATCAGGCAGCTACTTTTTATGGTACTGCTGGTTACAAAATATTCCTGGATGAGGATATTGCCATGATTCCATCGGCATTGATTACCTATTGGGCTAATGCTCCTGCTGCGTTTGATGCCAACCTGAAATTTGCCTATAAAGATAAATTCTGGGTAGGAACCAGTTTCAGAAACAATGATTCTTTCTCGCTTCTGGCAGGGTTTAATGTAGCCTCGCTGGTAAACCTGAGTTATTCGTATGATGTAAATACTTCAGGGTTACGCTCGGTAAATAACGGGACCCACGAAATTGTATTGGGTATTTTATTAAACAACCGTTATCAGGTAGCCTGCCCAAGCAGGCAGTTTTAACGTAAAAGTGTAATACTGCCGCCTAGTGGTTTGCATTCGGCCCGGAGAT
Proteins encoded in this region:
- a CDS encoding type IX secretion system membrane protein PorP/SprF, translating into MKFFYTLSVFTCLFFSGYGQEIPRSTQYIFNNILLNPALSGIDNYTDLKIGLRKQWSGLEGSPSTQYLSLSTAIGEDFVRSNVNSFAGNGENPMSRSFVNNYTAAEPHHGIGLVAMTDKAGLIRQTNADVTYAYHLGLTNEINLSLGLSAGFKSINVDVRGIVADESGDPLFSADYNNKIRPDVGAGVWLYSPRFFAGVSAKQLIGSKSSVVGNKIKIDAYQAATFYGTAGYKIFLDEDIAMIPSALITYWANAPAAFDANLKFAYKDKFWVGTSFRNNDSFSLLAGFNVASLVNLSYSYDVNTSGLRSVNNGTHEIVLGILLNNRYQVACPSRQF